A single genomic interval of Streptomyces graminofaciens harbors:
- a CDS encoding (2Fe-2S)-binding protein, producing the protein MNEITLDVNGTPYKVAVEDTTLLLDALRRRVGVTSAREGCGVGACGACTVLAEGRSVSSCLAVAVRYDGTPLTTADGLPEDDPVVSSFVDSDAMQCGYCIPGFVLMTKELLSENRSPSDEEISDHLEGNICRCATYPEIIKAVRLAAKRSAT; encoded by the coding sequence ATGAACGAGATCACCCTGGACGTCAACGGCACCCCGTACAAGGTCGCCGTCGAAGACACCACCCTGCTGCTGGACGCGCTGCGCCGGCGGGTCGGCGTCACCAGCGCCCGCGAGGGGTGCGGGGTCGGCGCCTGCGGTGCCTGCACCGTCCTCGCCGAGGGCCGCAGCGTGTCCTCGTGCCTCGCGGTGGCCGTACGCTACGACGGCACGCCGCTGACCACCGCCGACGGACTCCCGGAGGACGACCCGGTGGTCTCCTCCTTCGTCGACAGCGACGCCATGCAGTGCGGCTACTGCATCCCCGGCTTCGTCCTCATGACCAAGGAACTGCTGTCCGAGAACCGCTCGCCCAGCGACGAGGAGATCAGCGATCACCTGGAGGGCAACATCTGCCGGTGCGCCACCTACCCAGAGATCATCAAGGCCGTCCGCCTCGCGGCGAAGAGGAGTGCCACGTGA
- a CDS encoding xanthine dehydrogenase family protein molybdopterin-binding subunit: protein MTEVLPDAQPADTRQAETEPRYGVGERRKRFDALGRVRGTIRYTGDEANPPGTAFVGVHRSTAPHARIVAVHTEDALAVEGVLAVVTGRDLYEVLGDRIYTGPAFADQPCLAVDKTRFVGEAIAAVLATDPDTARAAADEIAVEYEELPPVYDIDDALRGEAFVHEELRPSSVFADLAHLRGVRGTNVNYEYRQILGDAAAEHERAATTVTATTWAPPTHHVPIELPSTSAWVDSGRLEMLSTTQTPSYVRQTVSDLLDIPLSQVRIMTRPLGGSFGCKMYDRLEPLAAALAWTTGRRVRIDATREDAFLLTTRHGARVTGSMSADADGNIVAVTSDVRYDTGAFADVGPRIAAKSGLVAPGPYRIAAVDVRSRCIYTNKVSAGPFRGFGVPQVTWSHETLIDELARELGEDPYRFRRRHLLREGDIATVGTKMHSADFLTCIDEVTRAVGWDDPTPEGDGRWVHGKGVAVGMKAVLTPTIANATLNLNQDGSATLLISTVDMGQGSDTIMSQIVGEVLSLDSRRIHVVRADTDATPYDTITAGSRSTYHTGNAVRLVAEAMRNKLLGFAAERWGVPAEELVLDAQGVVHEAKELRGSLSDLVRAKFGARGATVTTAENFTSWWVPYDHDTGLSEKVTEHWFAGAAAVRLAVDIWTGRIRTQHLAIAGDVGRAINPTLVEQQLTGAAIMGIGHTLFDEMVFDQGQITNATMLDYQLPSIKDLPEKLTPVIVESAHRDGPFGAKGVGETTILPIAPAYAGAVRDACGVRITTLPLTPERVLNHLADAADPGKAGR, encoded by the coding sequence GTGACTGAGGTTCTCCCCGACGCACAGCCCGCCGACACCCGACAGGCCGAGACCGAGCCGCGCTACGGCGTCGGCGAGCGCCGCAAGCGCTTCGACGCCCTCGGGCGGGTGCGCGGCACGATCCGCTACACCGGCGACGAGGCCAACCCACCCGGCACGGCGTTCGTCGGCGTCCACCGCAGCACCGCCCCGCACGCGCGGATCGTGGCCGTGCACACTGAGGACGCTCTGGCCGTCGAAGGCGTCCTCGCCGTGGTGACCGGCCGCGACCTGTACGAGGTGCTCGGCGACCGCATCTACACGGGCCCCGCCTTCGCCGACCAGCCGTGCCTGGCCGTCGACAAGACACGCTTCGTCGGCGAGGCGATTGCCGCGGTGCTCGCCACCGATCCCGACACCGCCCGCGCCGCGGCGGACGAGATCGCCGTCGAGTACGAGGAGCTGCCGCCCGTCTACGACATCGACGACGCCCTGCGTGGCGAGGCCTTCGTCCACGAGGAGCTGCGCCCGAGTTCGGTCTTCGCCGACCTCGCCCATCTGCGCGGGGTGCGCGGCACGAACGTCAACTACGAGTACCGGCAGATCCTCGGTGACGCGGCCGCCGAGCACGAGCGGGCCGCCACGACCGTCACCGCGACGACATGGGCGCCGCCCACCCACCATGTGCCGATCGAGCTGCCGTCCACTTCGGCCTGGGTCGACAGCGGCCGGCTGGAGATGCTCTCCACCACCCAGACCCCGTCGTACGTCCGGCAGACCGTCTCGGACCTGCTCGACATCCCGCTGTCCCAGGTGCGGATCATGACCCGGCCGCTGGGAGGCAGCTTCGGCTGCAAGATGTACGACCGCCTGGAGCCGCTCGCCGCGGCGCTCGCCTGGACCACGGGCCGCCGGGTCCGCATCGACGCGACCCGGGAAGACGCGTTCCTCCTGACCACCCGGCACGGCGCCCGGGTCACCGGCTCGATGTCGGCGGACGCCGACGGCAACATCGTGGCCGTGACCTCGGACGTCCGCTACGACACCGGCGCCTTCGCCGACGTCGGCCCGCGGATCGCCGCCAAATCGGGTCTGGTCGCCCCGGGGCCGTACCGGATCGCGGCCGTGGATGTGCGCTCCCGCTGCATCTACACCAACAAGGTCTCGGCCGGGCCGTTCCGCGGCTTCGGCGTACCCCAGGTCACCTGGTCGCATGAGACCCTCATCGACGAACTCGCCCGCGAACTTGGTGAGGACCCCTACCGTTTCCGTCGGCGTCACCTCCTGCGCGAGGGCGACATCGCCACAGTCGGCACGAAGATGCACAGCGCCGACTTCCTCACCTGCATCGACGAGGTCACCAGGGCCGTCGGCTGGGACGACCCCACGCCCGAGGGCGACGGCCGGTGGGTGCACGGCAAGGGGGTCGCCGTGGGCATGAAGGCGGTCCTGACACCGACCATCGCCAACGCCACCCTCAACCTCAACCAGGATGGCTCCGCGACCCTGCTGATCAGCACGGTCGACATGGGCCAGGGCAGCGACACGATCATGTCGCAGATCGTCGGCGAGGTCCTGTCCCTCGACAGCCGCCGGATCCACGTCGTCCGAGCCGACACCGACGCGACCCCCTACGACACGATCACCGCGGGCAGCCGTTCCACCTACCACACCGGCAACGCCGTACGGCTGGTCGCCGAGGCGATGCGGAACAAGCTGCTGGGCTTCGCCGCCGAGCGGTGGGGTGTGCCCGCGGAGGAGCTGGTGCTAGACGCACAGGGCGTGGTCCACGAGGCGAAGGAACTGCGCGGCAGCCTGTCCGACCTGGTGCGCGCGAAGTTCGGCGCCCGTGGGGCCACGGTCACCACGGCGGAGAACTTCACCAGCTGGTGGGTGCCCTACGACCACGACACCGGCTTGTCCGAGAAGGTGACCGAGCACTGGTTCGCCGGTGCCGCCGCCGTCCGTCTCGCGGTCGACATCTGGACCGGGCGCATCCGTACCCAGCATCTCGCCATCGCCGGTGACGTCGGCCGGGCCATCAACCCGACACTGGTCGAGCAGCAGCTGACCGGCGCGGCGATCATGGGCATCGGCCACACGCTCTTCGACGAGATGGTGTTCGACCAGGGACAGATCACCAATGCGACGATGCTGGACTACCAGCTGCCGTCCATCAAGGACCTCCCCGAGAAGCTCACACCGGTCATCGTCGAGAGCGCCCACCGTGACGGCCCGTTCGGCGCCAAGGGCGTCGGCGAGACCACCATCCTGCCGATCGCTCCGGCCTACGCGGGCGCGGTCCGGGACGCCTGCGGTGTACGGATCACCACTCTGCCGCTCACCCCCGAGCGGGTACTGAACCACCTCGCCGACGCGGCGGACCCCGGGAAGGCCGGACGATGA
- a CDS encoding FAD binding domain-containing protein yields the protein MSAGRVHRPETLEEATALLGELDDVMVYGGGTAIQILRKQGLLFTEDYVDIAGIPGLRDLTVTDDDITIGTLVPLRRVETDPRTRRLVPVAAAAYGQAANPRVRNTASAGGNIAHGDYRLDPPTALVVLDATVHLASAAGSREVAVREFFTDFQETDVRHGEMITAITVPRQPDGSRSSFVKMRSLSENDWPCASAAVLAVPEDGFVEIRMGLGAVAPTTVYLAFDVTPDMDEQQAVEAALDIADSVMDPIADIRGSASYKARLGRVAVEQAVRSSLKELSRD from the coding sequence GTGAGCGCCGGCCGCGTCCACCGCCCGGAGACCCTGGAAGAGGCGACCGCGCTGCTCGGCGAGCTGGACGACGTGATGGTCTACGGAGGCGGCACCGCCATCCAGATCCTGCGCAAACAGGGACTGCTCTTCACCGAGGACTACGTCGACATCGCCGGGATCCCCGGCCTGCGCGACCTGACCGTCACCGACGACGACATCACCATCGGCACACTGGTCCCGCTGCGCCGGGTGGAGACCGACCCGCGGACCCGCCGGCTCGTCCCGGTCGCCGCGGCGGCCTACGGGCAGGCCGCGAACCCCCGGGTCCGCAACACCGCGAGCGCGGGCGGCAACATCGCCCACGGCGACTACCGGCTCGACCCGCCCACCGCGCTCGTCGTCCTCGACGCCACAGTCCACCTCGCCTCCGCCGCAGGCAGTCGCGAGGTGGCGGTCCGGGAGTTCTTCACCGACTTCCAGGAGACCGACGTCCGGCACGGCGAGATGATCACGGCCATCACCGTGCCCCGCCAGCCCGACGGGTCCCGCAGCAGTTTCGTCAAGATGCGCAGCCTCAGTGAGAACGACTGGCCCTGTGCCTCCGCCGCCGTCCTCGCGGTGCCCGAGGACGGTTTCGTCGAGATCCGGATGGGGCTCGGCGCCGTCGCCCCCACCACGGTCTACCTCGCCTTCGACGTCACCCCGGACATGGACGAACAGCAGGCCGTCGAGGCCGCCCTCGACATCGCCGACTCCGTCATGGATCCGATCGCCGACATCCGCGGCAGCGCCTCGTACAAGGCGCGGCTGGGCCGGGTCGCCGTCGAGCAGGCCGTCCGCAGCAGTCTGAAGGAGCTCTCCCGTGACTGA
- a CDS encoding CoxG family protein, translating to MKLASSFTIPAAADKVMTLFLDPNTMRSCIPGCEELVQTDETHYKGSLVNEVAHVRFKAGFAAEITSMARPQNTSEPIVVKAVLRGEDRRLGSTIKVDATLTVTPLTGNGGETGEASEVCYEFELGIRGKLGRVGEAVVRKRTAEVEKHFAEALTAICTGRPMPQSGNEGKKAATPALRAVSAAQATGADSATAGLPQAQSADAVQFVAAPAAERARQDWFVLALSVAAAFAYGILFGRRKGDRR from the coding sequence ATGAAATTGGCATCCTCCTTCACGATTCCCGCAGCGGCAGACAAGGTCATGACCCTGTTCCTCGACCCGAACACCATGCGCTCCTGCATCCCGGGGTGTGAGGAACTCGTCCAGACCGACGAGACGCACTACAAAGGCAGCCTCGTCAACGAAGTCGCACACGTGCGGTTCAAGGCAGGCTTCGCGGCCGAGATCACCTCCATGGCAAGGCCGCAGAACACGTCCGAGCCCATCGTGGTCAAGGCCGTCCTGCGCGGTGAGGACCGCCGCCTCGGCAGCACCATCAAGGTCGACGCGACGCTCACCGTGACACCGCTGACCGGGAACGGCGGGGAGACCGGCGAGGCGTCCGAGGTGTGCTACGAGTTCGAGCTCGGCATCCGGGGCAAGCTGGGCCGGGTCGGCGAGGCCGTCGTCCGCAAGCGCACCGCGGAGGTGGAGAAGCACTTCGCCGAGGCCCTCACGGCGATCTGCACCGGCCGACCAATGCCGCAGAGCGGGAACGAGGGCAAGAAGGCGGCCACCCCCGCACTCCGCGCCGTCTCCGCCGCCCAGGCGACGGGAGCCGACAGCGCGACGGCGGGACTCCCACAGGCCCAGTCGGCCGACGCGGTCCAGTTCGTCGCGGCGCCCGCCGCCGAGCGGGCGCGCCAGGACTGGTTCGTGCTCGCCCTCTCCGTCGCCGCCGCGTTCGCCTACGGCATCCTGTTCGGCCGCCGCAAGGGCGACCGTCGGTGA
- a CDS encoding cyclase family protein → MEPQTTDPVAARSVIPGKVSRSPFGPSDQIGMLNLMTEESRAAAWAAADPTTMYDLSVDYHVGMPSWAGLGDPTYQIWMSHTPQGSVNENVLGLGAEQNRHVTYSADCIAMFTHTGTHLDALNHFGLDGMIWNEVRADQDLGSRHWLKAGAEQLPPVIARGVLLDVAAAAGVDVLPDSHRITADELRSVIERQGTEIRQGDVVLVRTGRMRLWHDNTRYLHNESGLDREAAALIAEAGAMIIGADNVALEVMPSVDPDNWHPVHTYLLGECGIPIMENAYLEDISEAGLWEFVMFGAGLRLRGATAAPMRPLVFPIRPGATFR, encoded by the coding sequence GTGGAACCGCAGACGACAGATCCCGTCGCCGCGCGATCCGTGATACCCGGGAAGGTGAGCCGCAGCCCGTTCGGGCCGTCCGACCAGATCGGCATGCTCAATCTGATGACCGAGGAGTCCCGGGCCGCCGCGTGGGCCGCTGCCGACCCGACGACGATGTACGACCTCTCGGTCGACTACCACGTCGGGATGCCGTCGTGGGCGGGTCTGGGAGACCCGACCTACCAGATCTGGATGTCGCACACACCGCAGGGCAGTGTGAACGAGAACGTCCTGGGCCTCGGTGCCGAGCAGAACCGGCACGTCACCTACTCGGCCGACTGCATCGCGATGTTCACGCACACCGGAACCCACCTCGACGCGCTCAACCACTTCGGGCTCGACGGCATGATCTGGAACGAGGTGCGTGCCGACCAGGACCTCGGGAGCCGGCACTGGCTCAAGGCCGGTGCGGAGCAGCTTCCCCCGGTGATCGCCCGCGGGGTCCTGCTCGACGTGGCCGCGGCGGCCGGTGTCGACGTCCTCCCGGACTCCCACCGCATCACCGCCGACGAACTGAGGTCGGTGATCGAGCGCCAGGGCACGGAGATCCGCCAGGGCGACGTCGTACTTGTGCGGACCGGACGCATGCGCCTGTGGCACGACAACACGCGGTATCTCCACAACGAGTCGGGACTCGACCGCGAAGCCGCCGCACTGATCGCTGAGGCGGGAGCGATGATCATCGGCGCCGACAATGTCGCGCTGGAAGTCATGCCGAGCGTCGACCCGGACAACTGGCACCCGGTGCACACCTACCTGCTCGGCGAGTGCGGTATCCCGATCATGGAGAACGCCTACCTGGAGGACATCTCCGAGGCCGGGCTGTGGGAGTTCGTGATGTTCGGTGCCGGGCTGCGTCTGCGTGGCGCGACGGCGGCGCCGATGAGGCCACTGGTGTTCCCGATCCGCCCCGGCGCCACCTTCCGGTAG
- a CDS encoding CaiB/BaiF CoA transferase family protein has translation MTALSGLRIADFSRILAGPLTTMLLADLGAEVVKIERPDGGDDTRAWGPPYTPDGRATYFLAVNRNKHSVVLDLATQEGRKRAQDLAVDSGIVVENFRPGVMDRLGLGYEELAARRPDLIYCSISAFGSAGGASLPGYDLIVQAVGGLMSITGSPDDEPQKVGVAVIDVITGLYAAVGVVSAVRHRERTGEGQRIEVDLLSCALAALSNQASAHTAGGVVPRRLGNVHPSIAPYETLPTSEGELAVAVGNDRQFRSMCTVLGASELGSDPRFVVNAARVAHREALRTELTARLVTDGAQVWAQRLNDAGVPAGPVNDIAAAFEFARTLGLEPTVDIDGTVVTRNPLRMGRTPVSYRLPPPPLAEDGQGPRWADQDAAGTETAGAPAPHET, from the coding sequence ATGACCGCGCTCAGCGGACTGCGTATCGCGGACTTCTCCAGAATCCTCGCCGGACCGCTCACCACCATGCTGCTCGCCGACCTCGGCGCGGAGGTCGTCAAGATAGAGCGGCCGGACGGCGGCGACGACACCCGGGCATGGGGGCCGCCGTACACGCCGGACGGTCGGGCGACGTACTTCCTCGCCGTCAACCGCAACAAGCACAGCGTCGTGCTGGACCTCGCGACGCAGGAGGGCCGCAAGCGTGCCCAGGACCTGGCCGTGGACAGTGGCATCGTCGTGGAGAACTTCCGGCCGGGCGTGATGGACCGGCTCGGCCTCGGTTACGAGGAACTCGCGGCCCGGCGGCCGGATCTCATCTACTGCTCGATCAGCGCCTTCGGCTCGGCCGGCGGCGCGTCCCTGCCCGGTTACGACCTCATCGTACAGGCCGTGGGCGGCCTGATGAGCATCACGGGATCGCCGGACGACGAGCCGCAGAAGGTCGGCGTGGCCGTGATCGACGTGATCACCGGCCTGTACGCCGCGGTCGGCGTGGTTTCCGCGGTGCGGCACCGCGAGCGGACCGGAGAAGGCCAGCGGATCGAGGTGGACCTCCTCAGCTGCGCCCTGGCGGCGCTGTCCAACCAGGCCTCCGCCCACACCGCCGGCGGTGTCGTGCCCAGGCGACTGGGCAATGTGCATCCGTCCATCGCGCCCTACGAGACCCTGCCGACCAGCGAGGGGGAACTCGCCGTCGCCGTGGGCAACGACCGGCAGTTCCGTTCCATGTGCACCGTCCTGGGCGCATCGGAGCTCGGATCCGATCCCCGGTTCGTGGTCAACGCGGCTCGGGTTGCCCACCGTGAGGCGCTGCGCACCGAACTGACGGCGCGCCTGGTCACCGACGGCGCACAGGTGTGGGCGCAGCGCTTGAACGACGCCGGAGTGCCTGCGGGGCCGGTCAACGACATCGCCGCCGCGTTCGAGTTCGCACGGACCCTCGGGCTGGAGCCGACCGTCGACATAGACGGCACGGTCGTCACCCGCAATCCGCTCCGGATGGGCCGGACCCCGGTGTCGTACCGACTGCCTCCGCCACCCCTGGCCGAGGACGGCCAGGGGCCCCGGTGGGCCGACCAGGACGCTGCCGGAACTGAGACAGCCGGAGCACCGGCACCACACGAAACCTGA